In Elaeis guineensis isolate ETL-2024a chromosome 1, EG11, whole genome shotgun sequence, a genomic segment contains:
- the LOC105033448 gene encoding probable arabinosyltransferase ARAD1, with the protein MKSSIPLLLAFSSLSLLFLLFLSSKSKPFSPPLISLSSSSQKPSSPSQPRLKIFVADLPRSFNYGLLDRFWSLSGMDSRIGVDPDADLRADISAFRRRSLERPPYPENPLIKQYSAEYWLLGDLETPEGLRGASFAERVYEPDAADVVFVPFFATLSAEMELGWGRKLGFRKKEGNEDYRRQREVVDRIRGSEAWRRSGGRDHIFVLTDPVAMWHVRREIASAILLVVDFGGWYRLDSKSSNGNSSHMIQHTQVSLLKDVIVPYTHLLPRLKLLENQHRDTLLYFKGAKHRHRGGLVREKLWDLLVDEPGVIMEEGFPNATGREQSIKGMRTSEFCLHPAGDTPTSCRLFDAVMSLCIPVVVSDNIELPFEGVVDYTQFSVFVSVGNALEPKWLVNYLRSISKEKKDRFRMNMARVQSIFEYDNGSPSGVGPIQPDGAVNHIWRKVYQKLPMIREAIIREKRKPQGVSIPLRCHCT; encoded by the exons ATGAAGAGCTCCATccctctcctcctcgccttctcctccctctccctcctcttccttctcttcctgtcATCCAAATCCAAACCCTTTTCCCCCCCTCtgatctccctctcctcctcatcCCAAAAACCTAGCTCTCCATCGCAACCCCGCCTCAAGATCTTCGTCGCCGACCTCCCCAGATCCTTCAACTACGGCCTCCTCGATCGCTTTTGGTCCCTCTCCGGCATGGACTCCCGGATCGGGGTCGACCCCGACGCCGATCTCCGCGCCGACATATCCGCTTTCCGCCGGCGCTCCCTCGAGCGCCCGCCGTACCCGGAGAACCCCCTCATCAAGCAGTACAGCGCCGAGTACTGGCTGCTTGGGGATCTCGAGACGCCCGAAGGGTTGCGAGGGGCGTCGTTCGCGGAGAGGGTATATGAACCAGACGCAGCAGACGTGGTTTTTGTGCCGTTCTTCGCGACGCTGAGTGCGGAGATGGAGCTCGGGTGGGGGAGGAAGTTGGGGTTCAGGAAAAAGGAGGGGAATGAGGATTACAGGAGGCAGAGGGAGGTGGTGGATCGGATCAGGGGCTCGGAAGCCTGGAGAAGATCCGGTGGCCGGGATCACATTTTCGTCCTCACAG ACCCAGTTGCAATGTGGCATGTTAGACGTGAGATAGCTTCAGCTATACTTCTAGTGGTTGATTTTGGTGGCTGGTACAGGCTCGACTCCAAGTCTTCAAATGGTAACTCTTCGCATATGATACAACACACGCAGGTGTCATTACTTAAAGATGTAATAGTACCTTATACACATCTGCTCCCTAGACTTAAATTGTTGGAGAATCAGCATCGAGATACCCTTCTCTACTTCAAAGGAGCTAAACACAGGCATCGG GGTGGATTAGTTCGTGAAAAATTGTGGGATTTGCTTGTTGATGAGCCTGGTGTTATCATGGAAGAAGGTTTCCCAAATGCAACTGGTCGTGAGCAGTCAATAAAAGGGATGCGAACCTCAGAATTTTGTCTGCACCCTGCAGGAGACACACCCACCTCTTGTCGCCTCTTTGATGCTGTCATGAGTCTCTGCATACCAGTCGTTGTCAGCGACAACATCGAGCTTCCATTTGAAGGAGTGGTGGACTACACACAGTTTTCAGTTTTTGTGTCAGTCGGCAATGCTTTGGAACCAAAGTGGCTTGTGAATTATTTGAGGAGTAtatccaaagagaagaaggacAGGTTCCGTATGAACATGGCTCGTGTTCAGTCAATCTTTGAGTATGATAATGGCAGCCCAAGTGGTGTGGGTCCCATACAACCAGATGGTGCTGTGAACCACATATGGAGAAAGGTCTATCAAAAGCTCCCAATGATTCGAGAAGCAATAATCCGAGAGAAGCGAAAACCACAGGGTGTATCGATTCCGCTCCGTTGTCACTGTACCTGA
- the LOC105033450 gene encoding uncharacterized protein isoform X2 codes for MEGKKEEEQVMSEVHLGCPPGFSGSYVSHFTFSLPSTDMPDERSDDQLKMEMSSSQEIILDEDGDLLLTRRKNKNWRYLNYGFTIRHNITSSLGNVGLQVWRAALVLTEFIWHKSLTSSDFNDIIALELGAGTGLVGIALARVARTVFITDRGMEVLDNCGANVQLNSGLLKFHEPSIHIRELDWKEGWPPNLQTCDFSSQQRTRYSWASSEIEEAERATLLLAADVIYSDELTDSLFSILERLMSRGSEKVLYLAMEKRYNFSLEELDVVANGYAHFRSFLNGDEEYEGHDDALLPCFVGELIDLGQIPQYIREYERGKDLEIWKITYCLKRLK; via the exons atggaaggaaaaaaagaagaagagcaggTCATGAGCGAGGTACACCTGGGCTGCCCTCCTGGTTTCTCCGGTTCCTACGTCTCCCATTTCACTTTCTCCCTTCCATCAACAG ATATGCCAGATGAAAGATCTGATGACCAACTCAAGATGGAAATGTCTTCGAGCCAAGAGATTATTTTGGATGAGGATGGTGATCTTCTCCTGACTCGTCGAAAGAATAAAAATT GGAGATATCTGAATTATGGATTTACAATCCGACATAACATCACCTCATCACTTGGAAATGTTGGCTTGCAA GTGTGGAGAGCAGCATTGGTATTaactgaatttatttggcataaaAGTTTAACCTCATCTGACTTTAATGACATCATTGCATTAGAGCTCGGTGCAGGCACAG GTTTAGTTGGTATAGCACTTGCAAGAGTTGCTAGGACAGTCTTCATAACAG ATAGAGGCATGGAAGTTTTAGATAATTGTGGAGCTAATGTTCAACTCAACTCTGGCCTGCTTAAGTTCCATGAACCTTCTATTCATATTCGAGAACTTGATTGGAAGGAAGGATGGCCTCCTAATTTGCAAACATGTGACTTCTCATCTCAGCAGAG GACAAGATACTCATGGGCCTCATCAGAAATTGAGGAGGCAGAGAGAGCAACACTGCTTTTAGCTGCTGATGTAATTTATAGTGATGAGCTCACTGACTCATTATTCAGCATTCTAGAGAGGTTAATGTCACGGGGCTCTGAAAAG GTTTTATACTTGGCTATGGAAAAGAGGTACAATTTTAGTCTAGAGGAACTTGATGTCGTTGCTAATGGGTATGCACACTTTCGAAGCTTTTTGAATGGTGATGAAG AGTATGAAGGGCATGATGATGCATTGCTACCATGTTTTGTGGGCGAGCTGATCGATCTTGGTCAGATCCCCCAGTACATAAGAGAATATGAAAGAGGAAAAGATCTAGAAATATGGAAGATCACATATTGCTTAAAGAGACTCAAGTAA
- the LOC105033450 gene encoding eukaryotic translation initiation factor 4E-1 isoform X1 yields the protein MEGKKEEEQVMSEVHLGCPPGFSGSYVSHFTFSLPSTDMPDERSDDQLKMEMSSSQEIILDEDGDLLLTRRKNKNWRYLNYGFTIRHNITSSLGNVGLQVWRAALVLTEFIWHKSLTSSDFNDIIALELGAGTGLVGIALARVARTVFITDRGMEVLDNCGANVQLNSGLLKFHEPSIHIRELDWKEGWPPNLQTCDFSSQQSLYNNIHRPSKLAVGADFSCFKHKIEPKWEDPVCANGGKWTISCSRGKVDTWWLYTLLAMLGEQFDHGEEICGAVVNVRAKQEKISIWTKNGLDEAAQVSIGKQWKAILDYNDTIGFILHDDAKKHDRFAKSRYQI from the exons atggaaggaaaaaaagaagaagagcaggTCATGAGCGAGGTACACCTGGGCTGCCCTCCTGGTTTCTCCGGTTCCTACGTCTCCCATTTCACTTTCTCCCTTCCATCAACAG ATATGCCAGATGAAAGATCTGATGACCAACTCAAGATGGAAATGTCTTCGAGCCAAGAGATTATTTTGGATGAGGATGGTGATCTTCTCCTGACTCGTCGAAAGAATAAAAATT GGAGATATCTGAATTATGGATTTACAATCCGACATAACATCACCTCATCACTTGGAAATGTTGGCTTGCAA GTGTGGAGAGCAGCATTGGTATTaactgaatttatttggcataaaAGTTTAACCTCATCTGACTTTAATGACATCATTGCATTAGAGCTCGGTGCAGGCACAG GTTTAGTTGGTATAGCACTTGCAAGAGTTGCTAGGACAGTCTTCATAACAG ATAGAGGCATGGAAGTTTTAGATAATTGTGGAGCTAATGTTCAACTCAACTCTGGCCTGCTTAAGTTCCATGAACCTTCTATTCATATTCGAGAACTTGATTGGAAGGAAGGATGGCCTCCTAATTTGCAAACATGTGACTTCTCATCTCAGCAGAG TCTTTACAATAATATACATCGACCAAGCAAATTGGCAGTTGGAGCGGATTTCTCCTGTTTCAAACACAAGATAGAGCCAAAATGGGAGGACCCAGTCTGTGCGAATGGAGGAAAATGGACCATAAGCTGCTCTAGGGGGAAGGTTGATACTTGGTGGTTATACACA TTGTTAGCTATGCTTGGGGAGCAGTTTGATCATGGTGAAGAAATATGTGGGGCAGTCGTCAATGTACGAGCAAAACAAGAAAAGATTTCTATCTGGACAAAAAATGGTTTGGATGAAGCTGCTCAG GTGAGCATTGGGAAACAATGGAAGGCGATCCTGGATTACAATGACACTATTGGTTTTATACTGCAT GATGATGCAAAGAAGCATGACAGATTCGCCAAGAGCCGATATCAAATATGA